A region of Moorena producens PAL-8-15-08-1 DNA encodes the following proteins:
- a CDS encoding caspase family protein, whose product MFSRNLAFIIGINNYTNGISPLNTAVNDAKKLVEILRTKHDYQVWVCLDEVATLSNFHKFLFHTLPEQVTENDRLLFYFAGHGVALNGDDGPAGYLIPQDAKLRDTNSYLPMTKLHDALIKLPCRHFLGILDCCFAGAFKWSSIRDLLTSPEVIHQERYDRFITDQAWQIITSSASDQKALDNFYLDSERGQVGNHSPFASALLEALEGAADRIPPATNGKPAVDGVITATKLYLYLRDRVEIPTEKYRVRQTPGIWCLNKHDKGEYIFLSPGHELNLPPAPPLDHSQNPYRGLKSFDEKHSSLFFGRTLLVEKLQDFVKANPLTVVLGASGSGKSSLVKAGLIPKLRQDNTEKWCILPPIRPGETPLLALNNALKNTQLPEVAPQNPQQNLAMSIDVWAKNNPNSKLLLFIDQSEEIITLCQNLDERKEFFQQILTAINAHGDKLRVVLTLRSDFEAQVRDAGLRFVPTDYNLGNTVLKNGWHSRRFIVPAMTRAELREAIEKPAQARVMYFQPHELVEELIDEVADMPGALPLLSFALSELYLKYLKRQREAQYRGITMDRALTQADYIELGGVMRSLTQRADLEYEALVNENPAYDQVIRHVMLRMVALTGGELARRRVPLSELKYPKKKNDLVEEVIERFTNARLLVTGEDAGGNPYVEPAHDALVRGWEKLRNWVQQEKNLELQRRLTPSALEWNDHGKTRFLWNANPYLDVLNKEVLKSPDNNWLNQVEAEFVLRSVKRRRRNTQRNWGIALGVMLGLSGLTILSLIAQREALIGQVRASQEASEANLPSNQLQALVDSLRAAKSLQQPLLLLFKPKNQLQNQVRATLLQAVHGIRESNRLEEHSSRVMSVVFSPNGERIAASSGDTTVKVWNRNGIYEANSKQRGMVFTTQEGKFLTWSVSSDNTNNIEIRRLDGTLLQTLKDANFRPSNVLPYIVVNSVVFSPDQKRIAVARADGTVQLWKADGTLIRTLKGHSDIVYSVVFSPNGEMIASASRDKTVKLWKPDGTLIRTLQGHKNVITKVAFSSDSNTLASASQDKTVKLWKPDGTLIGTLVGHNDGVYSVAFSPNGEMIASASWDTTVKLWKMDGSLERTLYGHRSSVTSLAFSPDSKTLASASTDTTVKLWKLDNTKEGIIKAHRDTVNSVAFSPNGEMIASAGRDKTIKLWKPDGTLIRTLKGHSDSVNSVVFSPNGEMIASASSDKMVKLWKPDGTLIRTLKGHRDSVDSVVFSPNGEMIASAGSGVIQLWKPDGSFIRNLEGYVSYIVFSPDSQMIIASAGWGQGLLQQLDGTPVTTLPAYGYGVRSVAFSPDGQMIALGSSEPKLSLLKPDGTFVRDLQGHDDDVNSVAFSPDGQMIASASRDGTVKLWERNGALLSTLKGYTDHEQIIVDFSPDGNSLVWTSRNGKVILWNLNLDDLLLRGCNWVRDYLENNPNVDESDRHLCDNVNK is encoded by the coding sequence ATGTTCTCCCGCAATCTCGCATTTATCATCGGCATCAATAACTACACAAACGGCATTTCCCCCTTGAATACCGCCGTAAACGATGCCAAAAAACTAGTAGAAATTCTCCGCACCAAGCATGATTACCAAGTCTGGGTATGCTTAGACGAAGTGGCAACTCTGTCTAACTTCCACAAATTTTTATTTCATACTTTACCAGAACAAGTCACTGAAAACGACCGCTTATTATTTTACTTTGCTGGTCATGGAGTAGCTCTCAATGGGGATGATGGCCCGGCTGGTTACTTAATTCCTCAAGATGCCAAACTGAGGGATACTAATAGTTATCTGCCCATGACCAAGTTACACGATGCTTTAATTAAATTACCTTGTCGTCATTTCTTGGGTATCCTCGACTGCTGTTTTGCTGGTGCTTTTAAATGGTCAAGCATCAGGGATTTACTAACATCGCCAGAAGTAATTCACCAAGAGCGTTATGACCGTTTTATTACTGACCAAGCCTGGCAAATCATTACCTCCTCAGCTTCTGACCAAAAAGCCCTCGATAACTTTTATTTAGATAGCGAACGCGGTCAAGTCGGCAATCATTCCCCTTTTGCTAGTGCATTATTAGAAGCCCTCGAAGGGGCAGCAGATAGAATTCCTCCTGCTACCAATGGTAAACCGGCGGTCGATGGGGTAATTACAGCCACAAAATTATATTTATATTTACGGGATCGAGTCGAAATACCTACAGAAAAATACCGTGTACGACAAACCCCTGGTATTTGGTGTTTAAATAAGCACGATAAGGGAGAATATATCTTTCTTTCTCCCGGACATGAACTTAATTTACCACCAGCACCACCATTGGATCACTCACAAAATCCCTACCGAGGTTTAAAGTCCTTTGACGAGAAACACAGTTCACTGTTTTTCGGTAGAACATTACTAGTGGAAAAGTTACAGGATTTTGTCAAAGCTAATCCCCTGACAGTGGTGTTGGGTGCTTCCGGTTCCGGTAAATCTAGCTTGGTCAAGGCCGGATTAATTCCCAAACTACGGCAAGATAATACCGAGAAATGGTGTATTTTGCCACCCATCCGTCCTGGTGAGACTCCCTTGCTAGCTTTAAATAATGCTTTAAAAAATACCCAATTACCAGAGGTAGCACCCCAAAACCCCCAGCAGAACCTGGCAATGAGCATTGATGTTTGGGCAAAAAATAACCCCAACTCTAAGTTATTACTGTTTATTGACCAAAGCGAAGAAATTATTACACTCTGTCAAAACTTAGATGAGCGTAAAGAGTTTTTCCAACAGATACTCACAGCCATAAATGCCCATGGGGATAAATTACGGGTAGTATTAACCCTACGTTCTGACTTTGAAGCCCAAGTCAGGGATGCTGGCTTAAGGTTTGTTCCTACAGACTATAACCTGGGAAATACTGTGCTTAAAAATGGTTGGCACAGCAGACGATTTATTGTACCGGCCATGACACGAGCCGAACTGCGCGAAGCGATTGAGAAACCCGCTCAAGCACGGGTAATGTATTTTCAGCCCCACGAACTTGTAGAAGAATTGATTGATGAAGTGGCGGATATGCCGGGAGCATTGCCCCTGCTGTCTTTTGCCTTGAGCGAACTTTATCTGAAGTATTTAAAACGACAACGGGAGGCACAATATAGAGGAATCACTATGGACCGGGCCTTGACTCAAGCCGATTATATTGAATTGGGGGGAGTAATGCGATCGCTAACTCAAAGAGCAGATCTTGAATATGAGGCGCTAGTTAATGAAAACCCCGCTTATGACCAAGTTATCCGTCATGTGATGCTGCGGATGGTCGCCCTGACTGGGGGTGAATTAGCCCGTAGGCGCGTACCGTTATCAGAATTGAAATATCCAAAAAAGAAAAATGATTTAGTTGAAGAAGTAATTGAGCGTTTTACCAACGCGCGGTTACTGGTTACAGGAGAAGATGCTGGTGGGAATCCCTATGTGGAACCTGCCCATGATGCTTTGGTTCGGGGATGGGAAAAGCTAAGGAATTGGGTTCAACAAGAGAAAAATCTAGAATTACAACGTCGTTTAACTCCATCCGCCTTAGAGTGGAATGATCACGGAAAAACCAGATTTCTTTGGAATGCGAACCCCTATTTGGATGTATTGAATAAGGAGGTACTCAAATCTCCTGATAACAATTGGTTAAACCAAGTAGAAGCGGAATTTGTACTACGAAGTGTTAAGCGAAGACGGCGAAATACCCAAAGGAATTGGGGAATTGCATTGGGCGTAATGCTGGGATTGAGCGGGTTGACCATTTTATCTTTGATTGCTCAAAGGGAGGCGCTGATAGGTCAAGTTAGGGCTTCTCAAGAAGCCTCAGAAGCCAACTTGCCCTCGAACCAGTTACAAGCCTTGGTCGATAGTTTAAGGGCAGCAAAGTCACTACAGCAACCACTTTTGCTGTTATTCAAGCCAAAAAATCAGCTACAAAATCAAGTAAGAGCAACACTACTACAGGCGGTGCATGGTATAAGAGAAAGCAACCGATTGGAAGAACATAGCAGTCGGGTGATGAGCGTAGTTTTCAGTCCTAATGGTGAGCGGATTGCTGCGTCGAGTGGAGATACTACAGTCAAAGTTTGGAACAGAAATGGTATCTACGAAGCCAACTCAAAACAGCGGGGAATGGTTTTCACTACCCAAGAGGGTAAGTTTCTTACCTGGTCGGTAAGTTCGGACAATACGAACAATATCGAAATCAGGAGGCTTGATGGCACCTTGCTACAAACTCTCAAAGATGCTAATTTTCGGCCTTCGAACGTTTTGCCTTATATTGTTGTTAATAGTGTAGTATTCAGCCCCGATCAAAAGAGAATTGCCGTGGCTCGTGCTGACGGTACAGTACAACTTTGGAAAGCAGATGGAACCTTAATACGCACCCTGAAAGGACATAGCGATATAGTCTATAGTGTAGTTTTCAGTCCTAATGGCGAAATGATTGCTTCGGCGAGTCGCGACAAAACGGTAAAGCTGTGGAAACCAGACGGGACTTTAATACGCACCCTCCAAGGACATAAAAATGTTATCACAAAAGTCGCATTCAGCTCAGATAGCAACACCCTCGCCTCAGCAAGCCAGGACAAAACGGTAAAGCTGTGGAAACCAGATGGGACTTTAATAGGTACCCTCGTTGGACATAACGATGGGGTTTATAGCGTAGCATTCAGCCCTAACGGTGAAATGATTGCCTCAGCAAGCTGGGACACAACGGTAAAACTCTGGAAAATGGACGGCAGCTTGGAGCGCACCCTCTATGGACATAGGTCTTCTGTCACCAGCCTAGCATTCAGCCCAGATAGTAAGACCCTGGCCTCGGCAAGCACAGACACTACTGTCAAACTTTGGAAGCTGGACAACACTAAAGAAGGTATTATCAAAGCACATAGGGATACTGTCAATAGCGTAGCATTCAGCCCTAATGGCGAAATGATTGCCTCAGCAGGCCGGGACAAAACGATAAAGCTGTGGAAACCGGACGGGACTTTAATACGCACCCTGAAAGGACATAGCGATTCTGTCAATAGTGTAGTCTTCAGCCCTAATGGCGAAATGATTGCCTCGGCGAGTAGCGACAAAATGGTAAAGCTGTGGAAACCAGACGGGACTTTAATACGCACCCTGAAAGGACATAGGGATTCTGTCGATAGTGTAGTGTTCAGCCCTAATGGCGAAATGATTGCTTCAGCGGGGAGTGGTGTTATTCAGCTCTGGAAGCCAGACGGTAGCTTTATACGTAATCTCGAAGGGTATGTAAGTTATATAGTATTTAGCCCGGATAGTCAGATGATTATTGCTTCAGCTGGGTGGGGTCAAGGTTTGCTTCAACAGCTAGACGGCACCCCTGTAACCACCCTGCCAGCATATGGCTATGGAGTTAGAAGCGTAGCGTTCAGCCCCGATGGTCAGATGATTGCCTTAGGAAGTAGTGAGCCTAAACTCAGTCTCTTGAAGCCAGACGGAACCTTTGTGCGCGACCTCCAAGGACATGATGATGACGTCAATAGCGTAGCCTTTAGCCCCGATGGGCAGATGATTGCCTCCGCTAGTAGGGATGGTACGGTAAAACTCTGGGAAAGAAACGGCGCTTTGCTGAGTACCCTGAAAGGGTATACAGATCACGAACAGATTATAGTAGATTTCAGTCCTGATGGCAATAGCCTTGTCTGGACTAGTCGTAACGGAAAGGTGATTCTGTGGAATTTAAACCTGGATGATTTGCTCCTACGCGGTTGCAATTGGGTGCGTGACTATCTAGAGAATAACCCCAATGTTGACGAGAGCGATCGCCATCTTTGCGACAATGTAAACAAGTAG
- a CDS encoding BrnT family toxin, with product MGLHFEWDVKKAAINKNKHKVLFEEATTVFGDPLSLTIEDPLHSVGEQRFVIIGKSDKQRKLVVVHTERGNNIRNKACSFG from the coding sequence GTGGGATTACATTTTGAGTGGGATGTAAAAAAGGCAGCTATCAATAAGAACAAGCATAAAGTTTTATTTGAAGAAGCAACTACTGTTTTTGGAGATCCTTTGTCTCTGACAATTGAAGATCCATTACACTCAGTAGGTGAGCAGCGATTTGTTATTATAGGGAAATCGGACAAACAAAGAAAACTTGTAGTAGTTCATACTGAGCGGGGAAATAACATTAGGAATAAAGCGTGTTCGTTTGGCTAG
- a CDS encoding Rpn family recombination-promoting nuclease/putative transposase, which translates to MFDNTCKFLAESFSEDFASWLLGEAITMTQLSPSELSLEPIRADALILLNSDDFVLHVEFQTQPDSTMAFRMADYRLRVFRRFPNKQMRQVVIYLTRSTSELVYQTAFEIPGTRHEFEVIRLWEQPTQLFLESTGLLPLAVLTQTPDAAQTLRQVAARVEAIPEMRIQSNVAASAGILAGLLLKRDFINQVLRRDIMEQSVIYQDIKDEGRHEGEQSLILRQLLRRIGEVSPEMRTQVQALSLPQLEALGEALLDFTKPDDLDEWMRSLSVADSKSNS; encoded by the coding sequence ATGTTCGATAATACCTGCAAGTTCCTCGCTGAAAGCTTTTCGGAAGATTTTGCCTCCTGGTTACTTGGTGAAGCCATCACCATGACCCAACTCAGTCCATCTGAACTGTCCCTTGAACCCATTCGAGCGGATGCTTTGATTTTGCTGAATTCTGATGATTTTGTCCTTCACGTCGAGTTTCAGACTCAACCTGACTCAACTATGGCCTTCAGAATGGCAGATTACCGCCTGAGAGTTTTCCGCCGTTTTCCCAATAAGCAGATGCGCCAAGTGGTCATTTACTTGACCCGTTCAACTTCTGAACTCGTTTATCAGACAGCGTTTGAGATTCCTGGTACTCGTCACGAATTTGAGGTGATTCGGCTATGGGAACAACCGACTCAGCTGTTTCTGGAATCGACGGGGTTATTGCCCTTGGCTGTGCTGACACAAACCCCCGACGCTGCTCAAACCTTGCGTCAGGTGGCTGCAAGAGTTGAGGCGATTCCAGAAATGAGGATACAGAGCAATGTGGCTGCGTCCGCTGGGATTCTAGCAGGGCTATTATTAAAGAGGGACTTCATTAACCAGGTTTTACGCAGAGATATCATGGAGCAGTCTGTAATTTATCAAGACATTAAGGATGAAGGCCGTCACGAAGGGGAACAATCCCTCATCCTCCGCCAACTCTTGCGTCGCATCGGCGAAGTGTCCCCAGAAATGCGAACGCAGGTTCAAGCCTTATCCCTCCCTCAGCTTGAAGCTTTGGGGGAAGCGTTGTTGGACTTTACGAAACCTGACGATTTGGATGAATGGATGCGTTCACTATCTGTTGCTGATAGTAAATCGAACTCGTAG
- a CDS encoding ABC transporter ATP-binding protein, translating into MEQSTLTLPPQLTTSEPIPVVQTSQLRKVYRTGFWLNQKIESLKNCSLSVYQGETFGLLGPNGAGKTTLLKTLLGIVRPTGGQGWLLGHPLGNVKVKQRIGYLPENPYFYDYLTGWEFLHFTAGLFQIPHEVKRKRIPRLLELVGLSQSAARKKQLRQYSKGMLQRIGMAQALINNPEVVFLDEPMSGLDPMGRYQIREIIMSLKAQGKTIFFNSHVLSDVEKICDRIAILANGELICMGALDELLGTDNTYRVKGKGGNIDIIKRWLMELEFEDDCWYGQLRGEPQEFIASLRLMDAQLMSMTLNRPSLEEFFMKHLNNPGFRE; encoded by the coding sequence ATGGAGCAATCTACTCTCACTTTACCCCCCCAACTAACTACCTCTGAACCAATCCCAGTGGTTCAGACCTCCCAACTGCGCAAAGTCTACCGCACCGGCTTCTGGCTCAATCAAAAAATTGAATCCCTGAAAAATTGCTCCCTCAGCGTCTATCAGGGAGAAACCTTTGGATTACTCGGTCCAAATGGAGCCGGGAAAACTACCCTCTTAAAAACCTTACTAGGAATTGTCCGTCCTACTGGCGGACAAGGATGGTTACTCGGACATCCCCTTGGTAATGTTAAGGTCAAGCAGCGCATTGGTTACTTACCAGAAAACCCCTACTTCTATGACTATCTCACTGGCTGGGAATTTTTGCACTTTACCGCTGGACTATTTCAAATTCCCCATGAGGTAAAACGTAAACGTATTCCTCGGCTGTTAGAACTAGTAGGATTGTCCCAATCAGCAGCACGAAAGAAACAACTACGTCAGTATTCTAAAGGGATGCTCCAGCGCATCGGTATGGCCCAGGCTCTAATTAATAACCCAGAAGTAGTATTTCTCGATGAACCCATGTCCGGTCTTGACCCGATGGGACGCTACCAAATCCGGGAAATTATTATGTCTCTGAAAGCTCAAGGCAAGACTATTTTCTTCAACAGCCATGTCTTGTCAGATGTAGAGAAAATATGCGATCGCATCGCAATTCTCGCTAATGGGGAATTAATTTGTATGGGAGCGTTAGATGAACTTTTGGGTACCGATAACACCTACCGAGTTAAAGGCAAAGGTGGAAATATAGACATTATCAAACGGTGGCTGATGGAATTGGAATTTGAGGATGACTGCTGGTACGGTCAATTGCGAGGGGAACCCCAAGAGTTTATAGCTTCTCTGAGACTGATGGATGCCCAATTGATGAGTATGACGTTAAATCGTCCTTCATTGGAAGAGTTTTTTATGAAGCACTTGAATAATCCGGGTTTTAGGGAGTAG
- a CDS encoding transglycosylase SLT domain-containing protein — translation MGNSPVSHHNYQLLKLNNTNAPADDVTELSIPKTYYGRASPGGSMKRSRLKFSRYYPLLRQQLRHRSRRQILLASSVGLSLLLISITIFALIDRKNPRGLTNWVVLLPQQIMGRRDPRDTTVLKLASQSPEERVAQLEAIATRPKSLNRGRARYLLAVDAIAGQQGTEALRWLDKLEWEYPVLAGQIVLKRAQAYQLTGDKAQAQQAWQELLQRYGNQPVAAEALYAFKSDDSPYRKPKKESIAPKYASTISTSEQPWLAKIQQMYDFSAEEPKYWERALKNYPSHPRIIELIQQELKEQPNQPELMLLLARYTFDQPGVTLVLDKLVSNYGKSVDEKNRAIIQPKDWEAIALAYWKDRKYAQASAAYGNAKPTPKHTYLGARGLQYAQKPKAAKLAYKKMVEEFPDAKETALAYLQLAALEPPIDKIPYFDQVIDHFPDRAAEALLAKAKTLEQLKSPNAAEQAYQLLINNYSNSDAAADYRWQIAQEAAQNGDILTAWHNVQPILKDNPHSLIARRAGFWSGKWATQLGRKQEAEAAFKQVITNHIQSYYAWRSAVQLGWDVGDFSTLRQSSVTINWPTVRPDLPVGSAALKELYQLGQDQDAWSLWQGEFQTRLKPTVPQQFTDGLFRLAMGEYLKGISLVETLEDRETSQEQEQYQKIRKKPAYWQALYPFPYIEVIETESKQRNINPLLVISLIRQESRFEPNITSVAGAMGLMQMLPSTAAWVGQSINFNDYKLDNPNDNIKLGTWFLAHSHRVYEDNSAFAIASYNAGQGNVGKWLKGNEPIDLDEFVETIPFGETRNYVKQVLGNYWNYLRLYNPEVGQELVDFFAQE, via the coding sequence ATGGGTAATAGCCCGGTGAGTCATCATAATTACCAATTACTCAAGCTTAACAATACCAATGCTCCCGCAGATGATGTCACAGAGCTTTCTATTCCCAAAACCTACTATGGACGTGCATCACCAGGAGGCTCTATGAAACGGTCTCGTTTGAAATTCTCCCGCTACTATCCTTTATTGCGCCAGCAATTGCGCCACCGTAGCAGACGACAAATCCTACTAGCGTCTAGTGTGGGATTGAGCCTACTGCTGATCTCGATTACCATCTTCGCGTTAATTGATCGCAAGAACCCGCGAGGATTAACGAATTGGGTAGTTTTGCTCCCCCAGCAAATCATGGGGCGCAGAGATCCTAGGGACACTACAGTCCTAAAACTAGCATCCCAATCCCCCGAGGAGCGGGTGGCACAACTCGAAGCGATCGCAACTAGACCAAAATCCCTCAATCGTGGCCGTGCTCGTTACCTATTGGCCGTTGATGCCATAGCTGGGCAGCAGGGAACGGAGGCATTGCGTTGGTTAGATAAATTAGAGTGGGAATATCCAGTATTAGCAGGACAGATTGTGCTCAAACGAGCACAGGCTTACCAACTCACTGGGGACAAAGCTCAAGCCCAACAAGCTTGGCAGGAGTTGCTCCAACGCTATGGTAATCAGCCAGTGGCAGCTGAAGCCTTGTATGCCTTCAAGTCAGATGATTCACCCTACCGCAAACCAAAAAAGGAATCTATTGCTCCGAAATATGCCAGCACCATCTCGACTTCTGAGCAGCCCTGGTTGGCAAAAATACAGCAGATGTATGACTTCTCTGCGGAAGAGCCCAAATACTGGGAACGAGCACTGAAAAACTATCCTTCTCATCCTCGCATCATTGAATTAATCCAGCAAGAGCTCAAGGAGCAGCCTAATCAACCTGAACTGATGCTGTTATTAGCCAGGTATACCTTTGACCAACCAGGGGTTACCCTAGTGCTAGATAAACTAGTGAGTAACTACGGGAAATCTGTCGATGAGAAAAATCGTGCTATAATCCAGCCGAAAGATTGGGAAGCGATCGCATTAGCCTATTGGAAAGACCGCAAATATGCTCAAGCCAGTGCTGCTTATGGCAATGCTAAACCAACACCTAAGCATACTTACCTAGGGGCTAGAGGACTTCAGTATGCCCAAAAGCCCAAAGCAGCGAAACTGGCTTATAAAAAGATGGTTGAGGAATTTCCCGATGCGAAAGAAACCGCTTTGGCTTATCTCCAACTCGCTGCACTAGAACCACCCATTGACAAGATACCCTATTTCGACCAAGTTATCGATCACTTTCCTGACCGAGCTGCTGAGGCACTTTTGGCCAAAGCCAAAACTCTCGAACAACTCAAAAGTCCCAACGCTGCTGAGCAAGCCTATCAATTGTTAATCAACAACTATAGCAATTCTGATGCGGCAGCGGACTATCGCTGGCAGATCGCTCAAGAGGCTGCACAAAATGGAGACATCCTGACAGCTTGGCATAACGTTCAGCCTATCCTTAAGGATAATCCCCACAGTCTGATCGCCCGTAGAGCAGGGTTTTGGTCGGGAAAATGGGCAACTCAGCTAGGACGGAAGCAGGAAGCCGAAGCAGCGTTTAAGCAGGTGATTACCAACCATATTCAATCTTACTATGCTTGGCGCTCAGCGGTACAGTTGGGTTGGGATGTGGGAGACTTTAGCACACTGCGCCAGTCATCTGTGACTATAAACTGGCCAACGGTGCGACCCGATTTACCTGTGGGCTCAGCAGCTTTGAAGGAATTGTATCAGCTTGGTCAAGACCAGGATGCTTGGAGCCTATGGCAAGGGGAATTTCAAACTCGCCTCAAGCCCACTGTGCCCCAACAGTTTACTGATGGCTTGTTCAGGCTGGCGATGGGAGAATACCTCAAAGGAATTTCCCTGGTAGAGACCCTCGAAGACCGAGAAACATCCCAAGAACAGGAGCAGTATCAGAAAATCAGGAAAAAACCGGCTTACTGGCAAGCCCTCTATCCCTTTCCCTATATAGAGGTAATCGAAACAGAGTCAAAACAGCGTAACATTAATCCTCTACTGGTTATATCCTTAATTCGTCAAGAGTCCCGATTTGAGCCAAACATTACATCAGTTGCTGGTGCCATGGGCTTAATGCAAATGTTGCCCAGTACTGCAGCTTGGGTAGGGCAATCGATCAATTTTAACGACTATAAACTCGATAATCCCAACGATAATATTAAACTAGGAACCTGGTTTCTCGCCCATAGCCATCGCGTGTATGAGGATAACTCCGCATTCGCCATTGCTAGTTACAATGCTGGTCAAGGTAATGTAGGGAAATGGCTCAAGGGAAATGAACCCATTGATTTAGATGAATTTGTGGAAACTATACCCTTTGGTGAAACCAGAAACTATGTCAAGCAAGTTTTGGGTAATTACTGGAATTACTTACGCTTATACAATCCTGAGGTTGGTCAGGAGTTAGTAGACTTTTTTGCTCAAGAGTGA